CAGCACGCGCAGGTGGGAGGCGGCGAACTCACCGCCCTCGAAGGCAATGGTGCGGCCGGCGAAGGTCCCCACCGCGTTGTGGTGCGAATAGCCGCCGTGCACGTAGCGGCCCAGGTGCAGCACTGCGTCGAGGTTGGAGACGTCCACGACGGAGAGCCCGGCGTACGAGTTGTTGATGTAGAGGCGCCCCTGGTAGGCGAAGTGGTCATGGACGCCTCCCCCGAGGAAGTCCAGGCTGATGGTCTGCCGCAGCACGGGTTCCAGCGGATTCGTGACGTCGTAGATACGTGAGAGGCCCCCGTTGTCCGCGGCATACAGCCGGTCTCCATCGACGAGCACGGTGTGCACGCCGTACTGGCTCGAGGGCAGGCTGCGCAGGAAGGCGGGCTCGGCGGGCCGGGAGATGTCGAAGACGATGGTGCCCGAGACATCACTGGCGACGTACAGGGCGTCGCCGAGGGCCCAGACGCCGTTCCAATAGGAGTCACCGGGGATGCTGATGGACGTCTTGAAGACGGGGCGGCTCCGGTCGCTCACGTCGAAGACGGTGAGGCCTCCGGGCTTGCCCGGCCTGTCGAGCGAGACGACGTAGGCATGTTCTTTGGTGACATAGATGTCCACGGGCACGCCCAGCGCCACCAGGGACTCCGAGCGCAGCACCAGGCCGCCGGAGGCCTCGGCTTCGCCGTCGGGCCAGGTCATGCGGTGGGCCTCGAAGGTGCCGGCGCGGGAGTACCTTCCACCGATGCAGCGGATGAAGCAGCCGGAGATGACGCCGGGCGAGGGAGTCTTGCAGCCGGCGTAGGCGAAGTTGATGGTGGGCGCGCTCGGCGGGAGGGTGGCGATGAAGAAGCTGCCGCCGTCGGTCAGCCGGGTGGCGATGGGCCGGCCGGCCAGGGTGTCGGTGCCGCCGTCGGAGTGGAGCATGAAGCCGACGGAGGAGAAGCCCACGGCGGTACCACCGTCCTCCGCGACTGTCTCCGAGCGCATGGCGGCCTGGTAGATGCCATGAGGCTCGAGGCCGGCGAGCGCGTCCGCATCACATGACGAAAGGTCGAAGTGGGACGGGGTCAGGTCATGACAGCTCGGCGTCGTCCCCGGAGCGAGGGTGCAGGGCGCGAAGGGGCCCCGGTCAATCCAGTCCCCGCGCTCCTCGAGCACGGTGTAGCCGCCGTCCCACGGCTCGGGCCCCGCGTCCTCCACAGGGGGCGTGCCGGCGTCCGCGACCGGGTCCGGGGTGTCATCGCAGCCAGCGAGGGTCACGAGCGCCAGCGCACAGGCGGACAGCCACACGCGCGGCAAGAGCGAAGGGGACGTCATGGTGCACTCCTCCAGTGTCCCGGGGAGTGAAACACCGGGACGGCACGCGGCCCCGGAATGGTTGCCGCGTGACGCACAACCCACCGCGTGGCGGCGCGCGCGGGCGGACGCCTGCCTCCGGGCGCTGGAATTGCAGTGGACAGGTGCCCGCCAGGACGACGGACGAGCCGGGCCTGCGTGCGAAGCTCCGCGCCGGCGCCCGAGCAGAGGTGTGCCCCCTGCTCAAGCGCACCGTCAGGCGCTGGTGAGCGCGCGCCTCACCAGATCTGGACCGGCGTGGGAGAGAACCCCGACCTGCCGTTTCCGAACTGTCCGTAGACGTTGTCGCCCCAGGCGTAGACGGTGCCATTCGTCCTCAGCGCCAGCGAGTAGTAGTGGCCCGCGGACAGGGCCACCGCGCCGGTCAGGCCCACCACCTTGACCGCAGCCGCCCGGTTGCTCTTCGTCCGGTCCCCCAGCTGGCCCGAGGCGTTGAGGCCCCATGCCGAGACGGTGCCATCCGAGATGAGGGCCAGCGAGTGGGCATGGCCCGCCGCAAGGGCCGTCGCCCCCGTGACGCCGGGCACCTGGACGGGCAGCAGCCGCCGGGTCACCGTCCCGTCTCCCAGCTGGCCGTAGGTATTGAGGCCCCAGGCCCAGACGGTGCCGCCCGTCTTCACCGCCAGCGAGTGGTCGCCCCCCACCGCCAGGGCCACGATGCCGGTGAGGTTCGCCAGCCGGAGCGGCGCCAGCCGCTGGGTGGTCGTCCCATTGCCCAGCTGGCCCTGCGAGTTGCGGCCCCAGGCCCAGACGCTGCCGTCCGTCCTCAGCGCCAGCACATGGCTCGCGCCAGGGGCCGTCGCCACGGCCTTCATGCTGGTGAGGCTGGACACCTGGGTGGGTGTCATCCGGGAAAGCCCCGTTCCGTCCCCGAGCTGCCCCTGGTTGTTGCGCCCCCACGCCCAGACGGTGCCGTCCGTCTTCAGCGCCAGCGAGAAGCCGTCGCCCGCGGCCACGGCGCTCACGCCGGTGAGCCCCGCCACCTGCTTGGGAACCCGGCTCGCGGTGGTGCTCCCATCGCCCAGCTGGCCCCCGCTGTTGTCACCCCAGGCCCAGACGCTGCCGCCCGTCGTCACCGCCAGCGAGTGATTGCGCCCCGCCGACACGGACGTGACGCCGGTGAGCCCGGGAACCTGCGTGGGCGTCGTCCGTCGCGTGACGGTTCCATCTCCCAGCTGACCGGCGCTGTTGTTGCCCGAACCCCAGACGGTGCCGTCTGTCTTCAACACCAGCGAGTGATACATGCCTGCTGCCGGCCGCTGGGCGCCGGTGAACTGGGAGGCGACGGGCACCACATACTCAGCGGTGCCGAGGTTCCCGTACTGGAAGTCGTCGTGACGGCCCCAGCCCCAGGCGGTGCCGTCCTGCTTCAGCGCCAGCGAGTGATAACGGCCCACGCCCAGGACCGTCACGCCGGTGAGGCCCGGCACCTGCGTGGGCGTCAGCCTGATGCCGCCGGTCCCATCTCCCATCAACCCATACGAGTTGTCGCCCCAGGCCCAGACGGTGCCATCCGTCTTCAGCGCGACCGAATAGTGTTCGCCCGAGTCAATGAACGCGACGCCGGTGAGGCCGGGAATCTGGGTGGGCACCAGTCGCGGGGTCATCGCCGCATCCCCGAGCCCGAGCACGCCGAACCAGTTGTCACCCCAGGCCCAGGCGGTGCCATCCGACCTGATGGCCAGGACGTGGGAGTGAGCTGCCTTCAAGACCACCACGCTGGTGAGGCCCGGCACCTGCGCGGGCGTCAGGCGGCTCGTCGTCGTCCCATTCCCCAGTTGCCCGCGCGTGTTGTCGCCCCAGGCCCAGACGGTGCCGTCCGACTTCAGCGCCACCGAGAAGGCATGGCCTCCCGACACGGACGTCACCTGGGAGAGGCCCGGCACCTGCGTGGGCGTCAGCCGCTGGGTGGTCGTCCCATCCCCCAGCTGCCCCCCGCTGTTGTCACCCCAGGCCCAGACGGTGCCGTCCGACTTCAGCGCCAGCGAGTGACTGAAGCTTCCCGCCAGGGCCGCCACGCCCGTGAGCCCCGGCACCTGCATGGGCGACAGCCGCCCGGTGGTCGTCCCGTCGCCCAGCTGCCCATAGGTGTTGTAGCCCCACACCCAGGCCGTGCCATCCGCTCGCCGCGCCAGCGAGTAGCCGTTGCCCACCGCCACCGCCGTCACTCCGGTGAGGCCCGGCACCTGCGCGGGCGTGCCCCGATGGGCGGTCGTCCCATCCCCGAGCTCTCCACCGTAGTTGAGGCCCCAGGACCACACCGTGCCGTCCGGCTTCAACACCAGGTTGTGGGACTCCAACGCGAGCGTGTCCTGCGCCGCCAGTCGCCAGTCCTGCGTCCGGGCACCCTCCGGCCGTGCCGTCTCCACCTCCAGCGGAGTGCCATGCTCCTCCGTGCCCGGGAGCAGCTCCCCGCCCCCACAGCTGAACCCCGCCACCACCACGCACACCAGCCAGACGGCTCGGACGACAGAGGACACGGCGTGATTCCCTGTGCTCATGGACTTCCTCCTGGAGGTACGGCGGGTATTCCCGTACCCCAGTTGCACTTCCAGGAGGAAGGGGCTCACGGGTATTTCTGTGTAAACGGGCTGTGAGAGGCCATGCCTATGGAGAGGGTTGGAGGTCCCCTTCCCCTCCTGCTACGTTGGCCGGCCTATGCGACCGAGCCTACCCATCCGGTCTTGCCTGCTCCTTGTCCTCATGGCCTCGTCGGGCGCGCAGGCCCGCGACACGTACGACACGCCGTTGGTGCGGCCCATCATGCTGTCCGAGCACCCTTCTAGCGGCCCCCACTCCGTCTACGTGAAGGGGAAGATCGTCACGACCCTGCGATTCGAGCAGCCGGTAGACGGCAGCAGGACGAAGATGACGGGTTGGGAGGGGCGGCTCGAGGCGCTGGCGGTGGTCCGCAACAAGGTCATCCTCGAGCCCCTTCGGGACCTGCACCAGGACGATGGCATTCCCCTGGTGGTGACGCTGGTTGATGGGACCGAGATTCCGTTCCTCGTGAAGCCGCCGTGGAGAAGGGAGGAAGGAAAATGGCCGCCGATTCTCGACCAGCAGATCGACGTATTCAAAGACCAGGAGAGTTACGCGTCCATGTATGCGGCACTGAAGGACGCGCAAAAGAAGAACGACGCGCTCACTGAAGAGAATGAGCGCTACCGCGAGGAAGAGAATTCAATCGACCACGCCTGACCCGTGCCGCGATTGTTCCTGGGCAGGCAGGAACCATCGCGGTCGTAGCGGACATGAGCGCGTTCGAGCATGAGGGACAGCTCGTGGATCTCGCCCTCCAGATCTTCCGGTCTGACGGGAACCTACAGGTCATGGTCAGAATGGATCGCACTCTGATTCGGCAGTAGAAATGCAGGCCATGCCCGACAGCCGCGCCCTGCTGCTCCCCTCTGTCATCCTACTTGCTACGTTCTCGGCCTGCACCAAGACGGGTGGAGTCTCGCTTCGCCCAGACGGCGCCCCGGGCCCGCAGGAGTGTCCGGAAAAGGCGCTCGAAGTCATGCGCTACCTGAAGCTGCGTGTCGGGGACGCAGCGCTGGTGGAACTGGACGCGAACCAGATGAGGTCACGCCGCATCACCCTCTACGATGGCCCGATTGAGAGCGTCCTCATGCGCGAACTGGGCACCCTGGAGGCGACGACCCGCTTGTACGGGCAGGTCTGGACGAGCGGTCCGCAGGTCGTCATCCGTTACTACGAGGCCCACCCGCCGGACGGTGACCAGATGCCCATCTGCGCGGTGGCACGGCTGAGCGAGGACCAGCTGCGGAAGCGGCCAGAGTCGCTACCGGGCACGGCCATCCTCGATGGCTCTCTCGCAGCCGCCGCCGTGGTCAATGCGTTCCGGTGAGACAGCCTCCTCCACGCGATACTTCGAGCTGAAGACCGCCGAGGGGCACTGGAGCGGCACCCTCCGCGCTGAGCGGCGCTGGTCGCTGCCTGGGCTGGAGACCTGCCCAGGCTGCCGCGCGACTTGGGCAGGCATCCTTGCCTATCTTCGGAGGTGACTCAGCCCACCGGTCCTCCAGGGGTTGCGCGAACTGGTGGAGCAGACCGTAGCGAGCACCGGTATCGCCACCGGCACCAGGGAGTCGGGGTAGCCTGGGGGACACCGCCCCCGCGGTGTCGTGCCCACCTTCTTTCCGAGGCCCGCCATGTACCGTCTCCTCGTCTCCGCCCTCCTCGCGCTGTCTCTCGCCGCGTGCTCCGACGACCCACCTCCTCCCGAGCCGACGGACGCGGGCGTGGATGCGGGCGTTCCGGATGACACGGATGCGGGAGCGGACGCAGGGACGGATGCGGGAACGGACGCCGGAACGGACGGTGGCTCGGGGAGCTCACGCGGCTCCGGGAAGCTGCCGTGTGACAGCACCGGCACGGTGACCGCCAACAACCAGACCTACACGTTCTGCACCGCGCAGGTGGCGGGCGTCGAGCTGAAGATCGTCGAGCCCCGGGTCGGCATCGTGCCCCAGCCGATGCACCTCGCCATCTATCTGCACGGCGACGGCGCGCGGGCGCACACGGGCAACACGGCCCCACGCCTCCAGGCGCCGTGGGCCTATGAGCACGACACGCTCTACGTGTCGGCGCTGGCACCGAACAGGTGCGCGTGGTGGACGAAGCCCTCGCTGACGACGTGCACGGACACCGCGACGGCGGCGGACCGGGACCTGGACGGAGCGAACGCACAGGCGCTGGTGCAGGTCATCGATACGCTGCGCAAGCGCTGGGACCTCCGCAACGAGCCCATCTTCTTCGGAGGCTCCTCGGGCGGCTCGGTGTTCCTCACCGCGAGCTTCCTGCCGAGGTACGGCGACCGCTACCGGGGCGTCTACGCGCTGGGATGCGGCGGCGAGGCGCCGTGGAGCGGCGAGCTGAGCTGGGACAGCACGCGGCCCGAGCTGCGCGGCCCGACGAAGCTGTTCTACACCTACGGCGACCAGGACACGTACCTCACGGACATCCAGGCCAGCGTCTCCGCGTACCAGGGCTACTCCATCCCGCTGGAGCAGAACGTCGTCGCGGGGGCGGCGCACTGCGCCTTCGACCACATCGGTGGGGTGAAGGACATCTGGGCCGGACAGCTCGACGCTCCATAGCCATCCGCGTCAGGTTGACATTCTACCTGTAGCCACGGGATGCTCTGGTAGAATGCCTACTCAAGACGCCCAACCGACCCGCGGCCAGCTGCTTCAGGGCACGCTCGATCTGCTCGTCCTCCGCATCCTCGCGCTCGGCTCGCACCACGGGCACGGCATCGCCATGGCCATCCAGGCGAGGTCGGGCAACGAGCTCCTCGTCGACCACGGCTCGCTGTACCCCGCGCTGCAGCGCCTGGAGAGCCGCAAGTGGATCCGCGGTGAGTGGGGCGTCTCCGAGAACGGCCGGCGCGCGCGCTTCTACTCGCTCACGGCCGCGGGCCGTAACCAGTTCGCCATCGAGACCGGGCGCTGGAACCGGCTGGTGGAGTCCATCGCCCGGGTCATGTCGCCAGGCCCCACGCCGGAGGGCGCGTGATGTTCGGACGCCGGTCGCAGGAAGACTTTGACGCGGAGGTCCGCGCCCACCTCGAGCTGGAGACGGAGCGGCTGCGGGCGCAGGGCCTGTCGCCCGCGGAGGCCGAGCGGGTCGCCCGGCGCAACTTCGGCAACGTCGCCGCCGCGGGGGACCGGTTCCGCGACGTGCAGCCGTTCGCGTGGGCGGAGGGCTTCGGCCGGGACCTGCGCCACGCGTGGCGGGCGCTGCTGCGCACGCCGGGCTTCCTCATCACCACGGTCAGCACCCTCGCCCTGGCGATCGGCGCGGTCGCGGGGATGTTCAGCGTCGTCAACGCCGTCCTGGTGCAGCCCCTCCCGTTCCCGGAGCCGGAGCGGCTGGTCGCCCTGACCGGCACGGCCCCGGGGTCGGACCAGCCGGAGCGCTTCGACCTCGGGGCCGACTTCTACCTGCAATACAAAGAGCATTCGAAGCTGCTCGACGGCATCACCCAGCTCGACTCGGGGACCGCGACGCTGCGCGTGGACACGCGAGTCGAGCGCGTGCGGATGGCATGGCCGACCTACGACCTGTACTCCACGCTCGGCGTGCGCCCCCAGCTCGGGCGCCTCCCTGTCCCGGAGGATGGAGAAGGCGTCGTCGTCATCAGCGACCAGCTGTGGACGAGCTGGTTCGGGCGCGACCCCTCCGTCATCGGGAGGTCGTACTTCGTCTCGGACGACATGAAGCAGGTCGTCGGCGTCATGCCCCCGGAGTTCCGCTTCCCGAACGACGAGACGGTGCTGTGGATCGCCAACCCCATGCGGCTCGAGCAGGTCCGTCCCGGCCAGCTCGGCGCCCTCACCGTGGCGCGCATGAAGCCGGGCGTGACGCTCGAGCAGCTCGACCAGGAGCTGACGGCGCTCTCCAAGGAGCTGCCGGCCCGCTTCGGCGGCCCGCCGAGCTACGCCCGCCTCATCGAGAGTCACCGGGCGGTGGCGGTGCCGCTGCTCGACCGGATGGTGGGCAGCACCGCCCGCACCTCGCTCTGGCTCCTGCTGGGTGCCGTGTCCCTCGCCCTCCTCATCGCATGCGCGAACGTCACCAACCTGTTTCTCGTCCGCGCCGAGGGCCGCGTCTCCGACCTGGCCGTGCGCCGGGCCCTGGGGGCGGCGCCGGCACAGCTGGTGCGGTCCCAGCTGGCCGAGGCACTCTTGGTGGCGGTGCCCGCGGGCCTGCTGGCCATCTGCCTCAGCGCAGTGACGCTGCCGCTCTTCGTGGCCGCTGCGCCGCAGGGCCTTCCGCGGCTCGGCGCCGCGGGACTTGACCTGGCGACGGTCGCGACCACGTTCGGGCTCGTCCTGCTCTGCGCGCTCGTCTGCGGCGCCGCCCCCGCGCTGCGCGCCGCGTCCGCGAACCTCCACAGCATGCGCGACGGCGGTCGCGCAGCGACGGCGCAGCGACACGGGTTCCGCAATGGGCTCGTGATCGGGCAGACCGCACTCGCGCTGGTGCTGCTCATCGGCGCCGCGCTGCTGCTGCAGAGCTTCAATCGCCTGCGCAACGTGGACCCGGGCTACGACACCGACGGCCTCTACACCTTCCAGTTCGCGCCCGAGCAGCCGCACCTCACCGACGGGCCGTCCTGGGGCCGGATGCACGCCGCGTTCATGGAACGGCTACGGACGATGCCCGGCGTCACCGCGGTCGGGGTCGTCAACAACATCCCGCTCGACGAGGCGACCTCGACGGCGCGCTTCCGCACCGACACGATGGCCGAGGACGACAGCGGCACCCTGCTCGCCCGCAACTTCACCGGGGGCGACTATTTCCGCGCGATGGGGATCGACCTGCTGCAGGGGCGTGCGTTCACGAGCGACGAGGCGTTCACGCCGAACAGCAACGTGGTCGTCAGCTGGTCTGCGGCGCAGCAGCTCTGGCCCCGCGAGAGCCCGCTGGGCCAGAGCCTGCGCCACGTCCTCGGCGACAACACCGTGCTGCCCTTCACCGTGGTGGGCGTGGTGGAGGACGTGAAGCAGGACGACTGGCGCGAGGCCGGAGAGGCGGTCGTCTACTTCCCGCTGACCGGGCCCACCCCGACATCGTGGAGGCTGAGCTCGCCCGCGTACGTCATCAAGTCGCCGCGCGCGGACTCGCTGCAGGGCGAGGTGCGCGAGCACGTACGCCAGGTCGCCCCCGAGGCCCCCGTCTACCGCGAGTACACGATGGAGTTCCTGGCGCGGAGGTCGACCGTGGAGCTGTCCTTCACGATGCTCACGTTCGCCGTGGTGTCCGGACTGACGCTGCTGCTCGCCGCGGTCGGGCTCTACGGGGTGCTGTCGTCCGTCGTCTCCGCGCGGACGCGGGAGATCGGCGTGCGGATGGCGCTCGGGGCGACCCCCGGGGCGGTGCGGCGGCAGGTGGTGTCACAGGGCACGAGGGTCGTCGTCATCGGTGTGGCCATCGGCGTCGCAGCCGCCTTTGCCTCCACCCGCTACCTGGGCGCGCTGCTCTACGAGGTCAAGGCGACCGAGCCGGCGCTCTTCCTCCTGACGTCGGGCTTCATGGTCGTCCTCGGAGTCCTGGCGAGCTACATGCCCGCGCGGCGCGCCAGCAGTGTCGACCCGGTGGTGTCGCTGCGGAGCGAGTGAGCGAGCCGGGGCGCTGCGCTCCCTACGGAGGCGCGGGCGGACACCTCCCGGCCGTGGGAGGCGCCGTGCTACCGTCGGCGCCGCACTCGATTCCCACACCCTGGAAGCGGGCGGCCGGACACGGCTCGCGGGACCCGCGCCCCCACACCATGAAGAACGTCGAGGACGTCTACCGTTTCACCGCCTCGCAGCGCGAGCTGCTGTCCCAGCCGCGGCCCGAGACCCGCCTGGAGCACCTCCACGCGCCCTTCCGCGGCGCCGTGGACGAGCCCGCCCTCGAGAATGCCCTCCGCGAGCTGGCCCGCCGGCACACCGCCCTGCGCACCGCCTTCTTCATGCAGGGCCTCGCCGAGCCCATGCAGGTCATCCGGGAGAAGGTCGCTCCCACCCTGGAGCGCGTGGACGCCACGGCCCTCCCGGAGGGCGGACTGGACGCATGGCTGGCTGCTGACCTCCAGCGCGGAATGAATCTCACCGCCGCGCCGCTGGTGCGGCTGTCGCTGCTGCGCACCGGGCCGGACGCAGGAGTGCTCGTCCTCGGGTATCACGCCGCGGTGCTCGACGCGGGCTCGGCTCGGCTGTGCCTGGAAGAGCTGCTGCGCCTCTACAAGACCCTGCGCGAGCAGGGGGACGCCGGCCTGGAGAAGGCCCGCCCCTTCCGTGAGTACCTGTCGTGGACGGAGCAGCAGGGCGCCGCCGAGGTGGAGACGCGCTGGCGAGAGCTGCTGCGCGACGCCCGGCCGACGCTGCTTCCCGAGCTGTCCTCCGGAAGTGACGCCACGGCCGCGCATCGGGTACAGCAGCAACTGCTGTCGCCCACGGACACGGGCAACGTGCAGGCCTTCCTGCGCAAGCACAAGCTGGAGCTGGGCACGCTCGTCCAGGCCGCGTGGGCCCTGCTGCTGCGCCACCTCACCGGCAGCACCGACGTGGTGTTCGGCGCCCAGGTGCCGGGCCGACCTGCCCCGCTGTTCCAGGGCCGGCCCCTGCTGGGACACTTCGCGCACGTGCTGCCGCGACGCCTGCCCCTCCCCGCGGATGGCAGCCCCCTGCGCTGGCTGCGCGGGCTCCAGGCCGAGCTGACCGGGGCGCAGCGCCACGAGCACGTCTCCACCGCGCAGGTGCGCCAGTGGCTCGGCCTGCCGGAGGACGCGCCCCTCTTCCAGAGCGTCGTGGCCGTCTGGGAGGCGCCGGAGGAGGACTCGCTCAAGCCCCTGGCCCGGAGCCTGGGCCTCCAGGGCTTCACACGCTCGGCCCCGTCACCGTCCTTCCCGCTGTACGTGGAGGCCGTTCCCGGCCCCCGGCTGGCGCTGCGCCTGCACCATGACTCGCACCGCTTCGCGCCCCTGGACGTCATCCGCCTGTCGGGCCAGCTCGCGGCCCTGCTGGAGACGCTCGTCTCCCAGCCGGACCGCGACGTGTCCTCGCTGGGCGACGTGGTGGACGCAGCGGGCCGGGCCGCCGGAGAGGGCTCGTGGGGCACCGTCACCGCCGGCACCACGCCCGCGCCCGAGGAACTGCGCGCCCTGCTGGCCCAGCACCCCGAGGTACGCGCCGTCGCCGTGCGCGCCGAGGGCAATGCCCTGGTGGCCCATGTGGTGCCCGCCCACCGCAGGACGAAGAAGCTGGACTTCGGCCTGTTCTTCTTCGCGGACGAGGACTCCGGCGCCGGGGACAAGTACCACCTGCTGCTGGAGGCGGCGAAGTTCGCGGACCAGCACGGCTTCACCTCCGTCTCCACCCCGGAGCGCCACTTCCACGAGCACGGCGGCATCTACCCCAACCCCGCCATGCTCGCGTCCGCGCTGGCCACCATCACCCGCAACGTGAGCCTGCGCGCCGGCAGCGTCGTGCTCCCCCTCCAGAGCCCGTTCCGCGTCGCGGAGGAGTGGTCCATCGTCGACAACCTCTCCAAAGGCCGCGCCGGCATCTCCATCGCCTCCGGCTGGGTGCCCAACGACTTCGCCTTCTTCCCGGAGAACTTCGCGCGCAAGCGCGACGTCATGTGGGAGAACCTCGAGCAGGTGGAGCGGCTGTGGCGCGGTGAGGCCGTGACGACGAAGGACGGCGTGGGCAAGGAAGTGCAGCTGCGCGTCTTCCCCCGCCCCATCCAGCCCCGCCTGCCCACCTGGGTGACGTGCGCCACGGACCCCGCCCTCTTCGAGCGCACCGGCGCGGGCGGCTACAACGTCCTCACCTCGCTGCTCGGGCAGCCCCTCGAGGAGGCGCTGGAGAAGCTCGGCCTCTACCACGCGGCCGCGGACAAGGCCGGGCGGGCCCGGGACTCGCGCATCGCCACGCTGATGATGCACACCTTCGTCGGGCGTGACGCGGACGAGGTGCTCGACAAGGTCCGCGCGCCCCTCACCGCGTACCTGCGCGCGCACGTGGCGCTGATGCAGACGCTGGTGAAGAGCCTGGACCTCCAGGTGGACATCAACGAGCCGAAGTGGGCGGACTACCTCGCCTCCTATGCCTTCGAGCGCTACTACCGCTCTGGCGCGCTGATCGGCACCGTGACGTCCTGCCTCCCCATGGTGGACCGGCTCATGGCCGGCGACGTGGACGAGGTGGCGTGCCTCATCGACTTCGGCGTGGACACCGACTCCGTGCTGGACAGCCTCACCCACCTGGCCGACCTCAAGCGCCTGGCCCAGGATGACGCGCTGCGCATGGGGCGCGTCCTGTCCGAGTACCTGGAGGAACGAGTGGTAGGATATCGCCCCACCCTCGACATCCGCCTCGTCGACTCCCTACCGGAGTGATTTCGCGCTGGCGTGCGTTGCTCCTGGCGAAAATCCCGCCAGCCAGGAGATTTCCGCATCCATCGACATGTGACAGCCCGGCGTGTTAGCCAGTTTGCGCTCGAATGTAGTGCTCCATCACCATGGGTCACGGGTGACCATGAGCCGCATGGGTAGATGGAGACCCACCAGACCGTGAGGTGGGTTGTCGCGGGTGGCGGGAGCGGAACGAATGAGCTCGACCAAGCTGTTACTGGAGTCCTCCACGCTGGTGGAGCTGTCCCGCCGTCGGGCGGAGGCCCACGCGGATCAGCGGGCCTACACGTTCCTGGTGGATGGCGAGGGT
The nucleotide sequence above comes from Pyxidicoccus xibeiensis. Encoded proteins:
- a CDS encoding MupA/Atu3671 family FMN-dependent luciferase-like monooxygenase translates to MKNVEDVYRFTASQRELLSQPRPETRLEHLHAPFRGAVDEPALENALRELARRHTALRTAFFMQGLAEPMQVIREKVAPTLERVDATALPEGGLDAWLAADLQRGMNLTAAPLVRLSLLRTGPDAGVLVLGYHAAVLDAGSARLCLEELLRLYKTLREQGDAGLEKARPFREYLSWTEQQGAAEVETRWRELLRDARPTLLPELSSGSDATAAHRVQQQLLSPTDTGNVQAFLRKHKLELGTLVQAAWALLLRHLTGSTDVVFGAQVPGRPAPLFQGRPLLGHFAHVLPRRLPLPADGSPLRWLRGLQAELTGAQRHEHVSTAQVRQWLGLPEDAPLFQSVVAVWEAPEEDSLKPLARSLGLQGFTRSAPSPSFPLYVEAVPGPRLALRLHHDSHRFAPLDVIRLSGQLAALLETLVSQPDRDVSSLGDVVDAAGRAAGEGSWGTVTAGTTPAPEELRALLAQHPEVRAVAVRAEGNALVAHVVPAHRRTKKLDFGLFFFADEDSGAGDKYHLLLEAAKFADQHGFTSVSTPERHFHEHGGIYPNPAMLASALATITRNVSLRAGSVVLPLQSPFRVAEEWSIVDNLSKGRAGISIASGWVPNDFAFFPENFARKRDVMWENLEQVERLWRGEAVTTKDGVGKEVQLRVFPRPIQPRLPTWVTCATDPALFERTGAGGYNVLTSLLGQPLEEALEKLGLYHAAADKAGRARDSRIATLMMHTFVGRDADEVLDKVRAPLTAYLRAHVALMQTLVKSLDLQVDINEPKWADYLASYAFERYYRSGALIGTVTSCLPMVDRLMAGDVDEVACLIDFGVDTDSVLDSLTHLADLKRLAQDDALRMGRVLSEYLEERVVGYRPTLDIRLVDSLPE